A genomic segment from Panthera tigris isolate Pti1 chromosome A1, P.tigris_Pti1_mat1.1, whole genome shotgun sequence encodes:
- the SMIM3 gene encoding small integral membrane protein 3 → MDAVSQVPMEAVLPKHILDIWVIVLIILATIVIMTSLLLCPATAVIIYRMRTHPVLNGAV, encoded by the coding sequence ATGGATGCCGTCAGCCAGGTCCCCATGGAGGCTGTGCTCCCCAAGCACATCCTGGATATCTGGGTCATTGTCCTCATCATCCTGGCCACCATTGTCATCATGACCTCTTTGTTACTGTGCCCGGCCACTGCGGTCATTATCTATCGCATGCGGACTCATCCTGTCCTCAATGGGGCTGTGTGA